One genomic window of Methyloceanibacter sp. wino2 includes the following:
- a CDS encoding cobalamin biosynthesis protein has translation MIVAGIGCRKGATAQEIDAAIEAALAETGQTRAALTSLATSDGKGSEPGLVDAAAACGLELILIKPAALEAAGPRTQSFSPRVKEMFGVPSVAEAAALAAAGPESALFGPRTIVGPVTCAIAGTAPKT, from the coding sequence ATGATTGTCGCTGGAATCGGCTGCCGCAAAGGCGCCACGGCTCAGGAGATCGACGCGGCTATCGAGGCGGCCCTCGCGGAGACGGGACAGACGCGCGCGGCGTTGACGTCGCTCGCCACGTCGGACGGCAAGGGCAGCGAGCCGGGCCTCGTCGATGCCGCCGCCGCGTGCGGCCTCGAACTCATCCTCATCAAGCCTGCGGCTCTGGAAGCGGCGGGCCCGCGCACCCAGTCCTTCTCGCCGAGGGTCAAGGAGATGTTCGGCGTACCGTCCGTCGCCGAAGCCGCAGCGCTCGCCGCAGCCGGACCCGAGTCCGCCCTGTTCGGCCCCCGCACGATCGTCGGGCCCGTGACCTGCGCCATCGCGGGCACCGCCCCGAAGACGTGA
- the cobG gene encoding precorrin-3B synthase yields MSAEQHHSDDRGTRRPRGACPRLSEPMETGDGLLARMVLSGPVPIEGFAALCAAARTHGNGLMEITARGSLQVRGLSDNSAPRFAAAVEALDIPFDDHVPVVGSPLPAHPRAGFNAQDLASEIRNGIAERALRLAPKVSVVVDDGGPISLDGLAADVRLVLTDSSSAPKVSVSLGGDGDTATPLGVSQPERAGTVAVNLLAALAASGAKARARDVVAHEGTERFLRAAGDHLDTAPTRSAARTAETIGLHRLAGSACAIGVALPFGQAQALDLIALARIAGANGADWVALAPQRTLLLGPIGEMTAFALGTAADTLGFIVDSRDPRRRIAACAGAPACRSGHIPSRELAARIAERLPQGTFALHISGCSKGCAYPRPAPLTIMGAEQGARIIDGDSVRNVPTNDVYTDDLIEQIVRRVAAENENA; encoded by the coding sequence ATGAGCGCGGAGCAGCATCACAGCGACGACAGGGGGACTCGACGCCCGCGAGGCGCATGCCCCCGCCTGTCCGAGCCCATGGAAACGGGTGACGGCCTGCTTGCGCGGATGGTTTTGTCGGGGCCGGTGCCGATCGAGGGCTTCGCCGCCCTTTGCGCGGCCGCACGGACCCATGGCAACGGGCTCATGGAGATCACGGCCCGGGGCAGTCTGCAGGTGCGGGGGCTGTCGGATAATTCCGCGCCGCGCTTCGCAGCTGCGGTCGAGGCGCTCGACATCCCGTTCGACGATCATGTCCCCGTGGTCGGGTCGCCGCTACCCGCGCACCCTCGGGCCGGCTTCAACGCTCAAGACCTCGCCTCTGAAATCCGCAACGGGATCGCGGAGCGCGCTCTCCGGCTCGCACCGAAAGTGTCTGTTGTCGTGGATGATGGCGGGCCCATCTCGCTCGATGGATTGGCGGCTGACGTTCGCCTGGTGCTGACGGATTCATCATCCGCACCGAAGGTTTCGGTCAGCCTTGGAGGCGACGGCGATACCGCTACGCCGCTTGGCGTCTCGCAGCCGGAGCGTGCGGGCACGGTTGCCGTCAATCTGCTCGCGGCCTTGGCGGCAAGCGGCGCCAAAGCACGGGCGCGCGATGTCGTCGCGCACGAGGGCACTGAACGGTTCCTGCGTGCAGCGGGGGATCATCTCGACACGGCCCCCACGCGGTCTGCTGCGCGGACCGCCGAAACTATCGGCCTCCACCGCCTGGCGGGCAGCGCCTGCGCGATCGGCGTGGCGCTTCCTTTCGGCCAGGCTCAGGCGCTCGACCTCATCGCGCTTGCCCGCATTGCCGGCGCCAACGGTGCGGACTGGGTGGCGCTGGCGCCCCAGCGGACGCTCCTTCTCGGCCCCATCGGTGAGATGACGGCCTTCGCGCTCGGGACGGCCGCCGACACGCTCGGTTTCATCGTCGATTCCCGCGACCCGCGGCGGCGCATTGCCGCCTGCGCGGGCGCACCCGCCTGCAGGTCGGGGCATATCCCGTCACGCGAACTCGCAGCGCGCATCGCCGAACGTCTGCCGCAAGGCACGTTCGCGCTTCACATTTCCGGTTGCAGCAAGGGCTGCGCCTATCCAAGACCGGCGCCGCTGACGATAATGGGCGCCGAGCAAGGTGCACGCATCATCGACGGCGATTCCGTTCGTAATGTGCCGACAAATGATGTGTATACGGATGACCTGATCGAGCAGATTGTGCGCCGGGTCGCCGCGGAGAACGAGAATGCTTGA
- the cobN gene encoding cobaltochelatase subunit CobN, which yields MHLLQTSSATLDDIAEPIDLGQTPGDIAVLSFTDSDLSGLAAAYAHEREQVPSVRLAHLRDLRHPMSTDLWIETVAQHAKVIVVRLLGGLDWWRYGVDRLSTIARERGIALAILPGEDRDDPRLFEQSTLDAAELQTLLAYFREGGVANLRALLRRLAHLGGAAIEAPAPQTFPRMGAYRPGAGVSDLDALRPLGAERGAVVPILFYRASLLAADTGPIDALCGALEARGLNPIPLFVPSLKAPDAIAFVRDAFERLDPSVIVTTTAFAAGDGVFDGCDAPVLQAIVANTRREAWASNPRGLGPSDLSMHVVLPELDGRVLVGTLGFKDKRDRDDALGFEGFVSKPEPDRVEAVADKIAKLARLRQTPRADRKLAIVLPDYPGAGGRAAYAVGLDVPASVLACLSDLRDAGYTVENVPEDSRALLARLTDPAAGLSLTLEDYERLLAALPESVVTTMREAWGAPEEDPDFRDGAFRFKAARFGNVVAALPPDRGKTTERRADYHDPVLPPRHALLAFGLWLQHEIGANAVLHLGAHGTLEWLPGHAVALTASCFPEAVLGALPVFYPFIVSNPGEAAQAKRRVAAVTIGHLPPPLTGTEMSGAALELEQLVDEYAIADGLDTRRRDRLALLIVDKAKETGLAAEAGLAQGECEQEALRKIDTWLCDLKDLAVKDGLHVFGRDAHTDDSHWLACAGTERAALLDALDGKRVKPGPAGAPARGRRDVLPTGRNLYTADPRVLPTHTAMELGTRAAGEIVRGYMQDHGEMPRSLVIDLWGSSTLRTGGEEIAQGLALMGCRPVWDPATGRVTGVEVLPPAAMGRPRVDVTFRISGLFRDLFPAQIALLDAAVKLVAARDEDADENPLAAAAAREGNTAPARIFGNAPGAYGAGIEDLLGSERAESVSDDALSAAYLAATSHVYGGAEGMGTARRGAFADRVAAADLLVHVSDDPTRDILEGAEDVAHVGGFAAAARALGASPDLVVLDTTNPDAPRARPLPQALARIVRARAISPSFIEGMMRHGARGAAELAETVDRLADFAEITDAVSDSLFDAIHGAYLADPNVRDFLIRENLPAARAIAERLDDAHRKGLWHPKRNDLLTDDLLGVSEAAQ from the coding sequence ATGCACCTCCTGCAGACAAGCAGCGCGACGCTCGACGACATCGCCGAGCCGATCGACCTGGGCCAGACGCCCGGCGATATCGCGGTCTTGTCTTTTACGGACAGCGACCTCTCGGGGCTTGCGGCCGCGTATGCGCACGAGCGCGAACAGGTGCCGTCCGTGCGGCTCGCGCATTTGCGTGACCTGCGCCATCCCATGTCCACCGATCTGTGGATCGAGACGGTCGCCCAGCACGCCAAGGTGATCGTGGTTCGGCTGTTGGGCGGGCTCGACTGGTGGCGCTACGGCGTCGACAGGTTGTCTACGATCGCCCGCGAGCGCGGCATCGCCCTCGCCATCCTGCCGGGCGAGGACCGCGACGACCCGCGCCTGTTCGAGCAGTCGACACTGGACGCAGCCGAGCTGCAGACTCTTCTGGCCTATTTCCGCGAGGGCGGAGTTGCGAACCTGCGCGCGCTGTTGCGGCGCCTGGCCCATCTTGGCGGCGCAGCGATCGAGGCGCCGGCCCCGCAGACCTTCCCGCGCATGGGCGCCTACCGGCCCGGCGCAGGCGTGTCCGATCTCGATGCCCTGCGCCCGCTGGGCGCAGAGCGAGGAGCCGTTGTTCCGATTCTTTTCTATCGCGCCTCGTTGCTGGCCGCCGACACCGGGCCGATCGATGCACTCTGCGGCGCACTGGAAGCACGCGGCCTCAATCCCATCCCGCTCTTCGTCCCCAGTCTCAAAGCGCCGGACGCGATCGCCTTCGTGCGGGACGCCTTCGAACGGCTCGACCCTTCGGTGATCGTGACGACGACAGCCTTTGCCGCCGGTGATGGTGTGTTCGACGGATGCGACGCGCCGGTTCTACAAGCGATCGTCGCCAATACGCGGCGCGAGGCTTGGGCCTCCAACCCGCGCGGGCTTGGACCGTCGGACCTTTCTATGCATGTGGTGCTGCCGGAGCTCGACGGGCGTGTCCTCGTCGGCACGCTCGGCTTCAAGGACAAGCGCGACAGAGATGACGCGCTCGGCTTCGAAGGCTTCGTCAGCAAGCCCGAACCCGATCGCGTCGAGGCCGTCGCCGACAAGATCGCCAAGCTCGCCCGCCTCCGGCAAACGCCGCGCGCGGACCGCAAGCTGGCGATCGTACTGCCGGACTACCCCGGCGCGGGCGGACGGGCCGCCTATGCGGTGGGGCTTGACGTGCCCGCGAGCGTGCTGGCCTGCCTATCGGATCTCAGGGACGCTGGATACACGGTTGAAAATGTTCCGGAGGACTCCCGCGCCCTTCTGGCCCGCCTGACCGACCCGGCTGCCGGCTTGAGCCTGACCCTCGAAGACTACGAGCGCCTTCTCGCAGCGCTGCCGGAATCCGTGGTCACGACCATGCGCGAGGCCTGGGGTGCGCCGGAAGAGGATCCCGATTTTCGCGACGGCGCCTTCCGCTTCAAGGCGGCCCGGTTCGGCAATGTCGTCGCCGCGCTTCCGCCCGACCGGGGCAAGACCACGGAGCGGCGCGCGGACTATCACGATCCGGTGCTGCCACCCCGCCATGCACTGCTCGCCTTCGGGCTCTGGCTGCAGCACGAGATCGGCGCCAACGCGGTTCTGCATCTCGGCGCGCACGGCACGCTGGAGTGGCTGCCGGGGCACGCGGTCGCGCTGACCGCATCCTGCTTCCCCGAAGCGGTGCTCGGCGCCTTGCCTGTGTTCTATCCCTTCATCGTCTCCAATCCTGGCGAAGCGGCGCAGGCCAAGCGGCGCGTCGCGGCCGTGACCATCGGCCACCTGCCACCGCCGCTCACGGGCACGGAGATGTCCGGCGCGGCGCTCGAGCTGGAGCAACTCGTCGACGAGTACGCGATTGCCGACGGGCTCGACACGCGGCGTCGCGACCGACTCGCTCTCCTCATCGTGGACAAGGCGAAAGAGACGGGCCTCGCCGCCGAGGCGGGTCTCGCTCAGGGTGAGTGCGAGCAGGAGGCCTTGCGCAAGATCGACACCTGGCTGTGCGATCTGAAGGATCTTGCCGTCAAGGACGGGCTGCACGTCTTCGGGCGCGATGCGCATACGGACGATTCCCACTGGCTCGCTTGCGCGGGGACGGAGCGCGCCGCGCTGCTCGATGCGCTCGACGGTAAGCGCGTGAAGCCGGGACCTGCCGGTGCGCCGGCCCGTGGACGCCGCGACGTGCTGCCGACCGGGCGCAATCTGTACACGGCCGATCCGCGCGTGCTGCCCACCCACACCGCCATGGAGCTCGGAACGCGGGCGGCCGGCGAGATCGTTCGGGGGTATATGCAAGACCACGGCGAGATGCCCCGCTCGCTCGTGATCGACCTCTGGGGCAGCTCCACTTTGCGGACAGGCGGCGAGGAGATCGCACAAGGCCTTGCTCTCATGGGTTGCCGGCCGGTGTGGGATCCCGCCACCGGCCGCGTCACCGGCGTCGAGGTCTTGCCGCCCGCAGCAATGGGACGGCCGCGTGTCGACGTCACCTTCCGCATCTCCGGCCTGTTCCGCGACCTCTTTCCGGCGCAGATCGCCCTTCTGGACGCCGCCGTCAAACTCGTGGCAGCGCGGGACGAAGATGCAGACGAGAACCCGCTGGCCGCTGCGGCCGCTCGCGAAGGCAACACCGCGCCTGCGCGCATCTTCGGCAATGCCCCAGGAGCGTATGGCGCGGGAATCGAAGACTTGCTCGGATCCGAGAGGGCCGAGAGCGTCTCGGACGACGCCTTGAGCGCGGCCTACCTCGCCGCCACATCGCACGTCTATGGCGGCGCCGAGGGCATGGGCACCGCCCGGCGCGGCGCCTTCGCCGACCGAGTGGCGGCAGCCGACCTCCTTGTGCATGTGAGCGACGACCCGACGCGGGACATCCTCGAAGGCGCCGAAGACGTCGCCCATGTCGGCGGATTTGCAGCCGCCGCGCGCGCACTCGGCGCCAGTCCCGATCTCGTCGTGCTCGATACGACCAACCCGGACGCACCCAGAGCCCGTCCGCTGCCGCAGGCCTTGGCCCGCATCGTCAGGGCGCGCGCGATCAGCCCGTCCTTCATCGAAGGCATGATGCGCCACGGCGCGCGCGGCGCGGCGGAGCTGGCGGAGACGGTTGACCGGCTCGCGGACTTCGCCGAGATCACGGATGCGGTTTCCGATAGCTTGTTCGATGCAATCCACGGGGCCTATCTTGCGGACCCCAACGTGCGGGATTTCCTGATCCGCGAAAACCTGCCGGCCGCCCGCGCCATCGCCGAACGCCTCGACGATGCACACCGCAAGGGGTTATGGCATCCGAAGCGGAACGATCTTTTGACAGACGACCTGTTGGGCGTCTCGGAGGCAGCGCAATGA
- a CDS encoding precorrin-8X methylmutase produces MLDYDYIRDGTAIYERSFAIIREESDLSRFTPEQADIAVRMIHACGRVDAAEFFEFSDDFVPAAREALRNGAPIFCDAQMVAHGVTRARLPADNDVICTLRDERTPEIAKQLGTTRSAAALELWRDRLEGAVVAIGNAPTALFHLLEMIEAGGPKPAAILGVPVGFVGAAESKDALAARSHGVPWLIVRGRMGGSAMTAAALNALAREGI; encoded by the coding sequence ATGCTTGACTACGACTACATTCGCGACGGCACGGCGATTTACGAGCGTTCGTTCGCGATCATCCGCGAAGAGTCCGACCTATCGCGCTTCACGCCCGAGCAAGCCGACATCGCCGTGCGCATGATCCATGCGTGCGGCCGTGTGGATGCGGCCGAGTTCTTCGAGTTCTCCGACGACTTCGTGCCCGCCGCGCGCGAGGCGCTGCGGAACGGGGCGCCAATCTTTTGCGATGCGCAGATGGTGGCCCATGGCGTCACGCGGGCGCGGCTGCCCGCCGACAACGACGTGATCTGTACCTTGCGGGACGAGCGCACGCCCGAGATCGCTAAGCAACTCGGCACGACCCGTTCGGCGGCGGCGCTCGAGCTGTGGCGCGATCGGCTCGAGGGGGCGGTGGTCGCCATCGGCAATGCACCGACGGCGCTGTTCCATCTGCTGGAGATGATCGAGGCGGGCGGACCCAAGCCCGCCGCCATTCTCGGCGTGCCGGTCGGATTTGTCGGCGCGGCCGAATCAAAGGACGCCTTGGCGGCGCGGTCGCACGGCGTCCCCTGGCTTATCGTGCGCGGCCGCATGGGCGGCAGCGCCATGACGGCGGCGGCGCTGAATGCGCTCGCGCGCGAAGGCATATGA
- the cobM gene encoding precorrin-4 C(11)-methyltransferase has translation MTVHFIGAGPGAADLITVRGRDLIARCPVCLYAGSIVSEELLAYCPADARIVNTAPMSLDEIEAEYVAAHDQGHDVARLHSGDLSVYSAVAEQMRRLDARGIPYTLTPGVPAFAAAAAALRCELTVPEVAQSVVLTRVSGRASKMPDGESLEAFAATGATLAIHLAIHALPAIVETLLPYYGADCPAAIVAHASHANETILRGTLATLCPQLEANPIERTAMILVGPALAASDFRESALYDPDYRRRYRGGPA, from the coding sequence GTGACCGTTCACTTCATAGGGGCGGGACCCGGCGCCGCGGACCTCATCACGGTGCGCGGCCGCGATCTCATCGCGCGTTGCCCGGTCTGCCTCTATGCCGGATCGATCGTCTCTGAGGAGCTACTCGCCTACTGCCCTGCGGACGCGCGCATCGTGAACACCGCGCCGATGTCGCTCGACGAGATCGAGGCCGAATACGTGGCAGCACACGACCAAGGACACGACGTGGCGCGGCTCCATTCGGGGGATCTATCGGTCTACAGCGCCGTGGCCGAGCAGATGCGCCGGCTCGATGCGCGCGGCATTCCCTATACGCTGACGCCGGGCGTTCCGGCTTTCGCCGCCGCGGCCGCCGCGCTCCGGTGCGAATTGACGGTCCCGGAAGTTGCGCAGAGCGTGGTGCTGACGCGCGTGTCCGGCCGAGCCTCGAAGATGCCGGACGGCGAGAGCCTCGAAGCCTTCGCCGCCACCGGCGCGACGCTCGCCATTCATCTGGCCATTCACGCGCTTCCCGCCATCGTCGAGACCCTGCTGCCGTACTATGGCGCGGACTGCCCCGCCGCCATCGTCGCCCATGCTAGCCACGCGAATGAAACTATCCTGCGCGGGACACTGGCCACGCTTTGCCCGCAGCTCGAGGCCAACCCCATCGAGCGCACGGCGATGATCCTGGTAGGCCCGGCGCTCGCCGCCTCCGACTTCAGAGAGAGCGCCCTCTACGATCCGGACTATCGTCGCCGCTACCGGGGAGGCCCTGCATGA
- the cbiE gene encoding precorrin-6y C5,15-methyltransferase (decarboxylating) subunit CbiE has translation MSGPSPFAAEPAPLQRWLSIVGIGEDGIDGLGRGARDLIENAEIVFGGVRHLALAAPLIRGEAKPWPSPFSLAPGQVVALRGRRVCVLASGDPFFYGVGATLAVHIAADETWVVPAPSSFSLAAARMGWPLQEATIVSVHGRALDRIRPHLHPGAKLLALTSDAEGPAALAQLLAEAGFGPSRMTVLEALGGPRERVRAAEAQSFDLTDVAALNTVAIDVAAEPGARVLSYTPGLSDDLFEHDGQITKREVRALTLSSLAPRHGELLWDVGAGSGSIGIEWLLADASLQAIAIEADEARAARAERNAAAFGVPHLDVRQARAPEALADLPTPDAIFVGGGGSGDGVLDTCLNALKPGGRLVANAVTLETESELIARHAARGGTLTRVAISRADAVGGKTGWRTAMPVTQWTWEKV, from the coding sequence ATGTCCGGTCCTAGTCCGTTTGCGGCGGAGCCTGCCCCATTGCAGCGGTGGCTGTCCATCGTTGGTATCGGCGAGGATGGGATCGACGGCCTTGGCCGCGGGGCCCGCGACCTCATCGAGAACGCGGAAATCGTGTTCGGGGGCGTGCGCCACCTCGCGCTTGCCGCGCCGCTCATTCGCGGCGAGGCCAAGCCCTGGCCCTCGCCCTTCTCCTTGGCGCCGGGGCAGGTGGTGGCCTTGCGGGGACGCCGGGTCTGCGTCCTCGCCTCCGGCGATCCCTTCTTCTATGGCGTGGGCGCGACGCTCGCGGTCCATATCGCGGCCGACGAGACATGGGTGGTGCCGGCGCCGTCTTCCTTCAGCCTTGCCGCCGCGCGGATGGGCTGGCCGCTTCAGGAGGCGACGATCGTCTCCGTGCATGGCCGTGCGCTCGACCGCATTCGGCCGCATTTGCATCCAGGCGCGAAGCTCCTTGCCCTGACGTCGGATGCCGAAGGCCCGGCGGCCTTGGCGCAACTCCTCGCTGAAGCTGGCTTCGGCCCATCGCGTATGACCGTGCTGGAAGCGTTGGGCGGCCCGCGCGAGCGCGTGCGGGCAGCGGAGGCCCAAAGTTTCGACCTGACCGATGTCGCCGCGCTCAACACCGTCGCCATCGACGTGGCGGCCGAGCCAGGCGCGCGCGTCCTTAGCTATACGCCCGGTCTAAGCGACGACCTGTTCGAGCATGACGGCCAGATCACCAAGCGCGAGGTCCGGGCTTTGACCCTCTCCTCGCTGGCCCCCCGGCATGGCGAACTCCTGTGGGATGTCGGTGCCGGCTCCGGGTCGATCGGGATCGAGTGGCTGCTCGCGGACGCCTCGCTTCAGGCGATCGCTATCGAGGCGGACGAAGCGCGTGCCGCGCGCGCCGAACGCAATGCCGCTGCCTTCGGCGTGCCACATCTCGATGTGAGACAGGCCCGCGCGCCGGAAGCGCTTGCCGATTTGCCGACACCCGACGCGATCTTCGTCGGAGGCGGTGGCAGTGGCGATGGCGTGCTCGACACATGTCTCAATGCGCTGAAGCCCGGCGGCCGTCTTGTGGCCAACGCGGTGACGCTCGAGACGGAATCGGAACTCATCGCGAGGCATGCCGCGCGGGGCGGAACGTTGACCCGCGTGGCCATCTCGCGCGCGGACGCCGTTGGTGGAAAGACCGGCTGGCGTACGGCAATGCCCGTGACGCAATGGACCTGGGAGAAAGTATGA
- a CDS encoding precorrin-2 C(20)-methyltransferase: MSRMTGRLIGVGVGPGDPELLTVKALKALQSADVVAYFAKAGNKSNARRIVEGHLNGAEELPLLYPVTTEIPKAHTAYRDAIADFYDVSAAAVASYLDDGRDVAVLSEGDPLFYGSYMHIHVRLSQHYPTEVIPGVTGMSGCWSSAATPITQGDDIFTVLPGTLPEVELERRLADSDAAVVMKIGRHLAKIRRACERAGCLDRAIYVERGTMTNSAVMKLTDKLDVTAPYFAIVLVPGWEERR; encoded by the coding sequence ATGAGCCGCATGACCGGCCGTTTGATCGGCGTGGGCGTCGGGCCCGGCGATCCGGAGCTTCTGACGGTGAAGGCGTTGAAGGCGCTTCAGTCGGCGGACGTGGTCGCCTATTTCGCGAAGGCTGGCAATAAGAGTAATGCGCGGCGGATTGTGGAAGGCCATTTGAACGGCGCCGAGGAGTTGCCGCTGCTCTATCCGGTTACCACCGAGATCCCCAAGGCGCACACCGCCTACCGCGACGCCATCGCGGACTTCTACGACGTCTCCGCGGCGGCGGTTGCTTCCTATCTCGACGACGGGCGGGACGTGGCCGTCCTGTCCGAAGGCGATCCGCTGTTCTACGGCTCCTACATGCATATCCATGTGCGGCTGAGCCAGCACTACCCGACGGAGGTGATCCCCGGCGTCACCGGCATGTCGGGCTGCTGGTCGTCCGCTGCCACACCCATCACCCAGGGCGACGATATCTTCACCGTGCTGCCGGGGACCTTGCCCGAAGTGGAACTCGAACGGCGGCTGGCCGACAGCGACGCCGCCGTGGTGATGAAGATCGGGCGGCACCTGGCCAAGATCCGCCGCGCCTGCGAACGGGCCGGATGCCTCGACCGGGCGATCTATGTGGAGCGCGGCACGATGACGAACTCGGCCGTGATGAAGCTCACCGACAAGTTGGACGTAACGGCGCCCTATTTCGCTATCGTCCTCGTGCCCGGCTGGGAGGAGCGCCGATGA
- a CDS encoding cobalt-precorrin-6A reductase, which translates to MNILILGGTTESRKLAGALDARGDVEVTLSLAGSTAAPRAQGVPTRVGGFGGAEGLAGFIQAENIGMLIDATHPYADRISANAELAAEKTGVSFLALRRAPWVAVPGDRWIEVATVAEAAAALGPDPVRVFLALGRKDIAPFESAPQHTYLVRSVDPIDPPLAVPNAEYVTARGPFSEADDRGLLEQHGIEVVVSKNSGGEASYGKIAAARALHLPVVMIRRPDLPEAPSVATVSEALAWCDHALTVAAMRGV; encoded by the coding sequence ATGAACATCCTCATTCTCGGAGGCACCACGGAGTCGCGTAAGCTCGCCGGGGCACTTGATGCGCGCGGCGATGTCGAGGTCACGTTGTCGCTGGCAGGCAGCACGGCCGCGCCCCGCGCCCAAGGTGTGCCGACACGCGTTGGCGGGTTTGGCGGCGCCGAAGGTCTTGCTGGTTTCATCCAAGCGGAAAACATCGGCATGCTGATCGATGCGACCCACCCCTACGCGGATCGAATCTCGGCAAACGCGGAACTGGCGGCGGAGAAGACCGGCGTCTCGTTCCTGGCGCTGCGGCGTGCGCCTTGGGTCGCCGTTCCGGGAGATCGCTGGATCGAGGTCGCGACGGTCGCCGAGGCCGCTGCCGCATTGGGACCCGACCCTGTGCGCGTGTTTCTCGCCCTTGGCCGCAAGGACATCGCGCCATTCGAGAGCGCGCCGCAGCACACCTATCTCGTGCGTAGCGTCGATCCCATCGATCCGCCGCTCGCGGTTCCCAATGCGGAATACGTGACGGCGCGCGGGCCGTTCAGCGAAGCGGACGACCGGGGCTTGCTCGAGCAGCACGGAATCGAGGTCGTCGTGTCCAAGAACAGCGGGGGCGAGGCCAGCTACGGCAAGATCGCGGCGGCGCGGGCGCTCCACCTTCCCGTCGTGATGATCCGGCGCCCGGACCTGCCCGAGGCGCCGTCGGTTGCCACCGTCAGCGAGGCTCTCGCATGGTGCGATCATGCGCTCACCGTGGCGGCCATGCGCGGCGTGTAG
- a CDS encoding precorrin-3B C(17)-methyltransferase — translation MSGRLTVVGLGPGDDRFLTPEAREALASAEALYGYGPYLDRVPMREGQARNPSGNRVEGNRAQAALAHAAEGAHVAMVSGGDPGVFAMAAAVCGEIEDGPEAWRALDLRILPGVTAMLAVAARAGAPLGHDFCAISLSDNLKPWDLIERRLDAAATGGFVIAFYNPISTARPWQLGQAFERLGRHLAPETPVVFGRAVGRADEAVTVTTLDKAAETPADMATLIIVGSPETRVIARDGQPPLVYTPRMAATVSA, via the coding sequence ATGAGCGGACGCTTGACCGTTGTCGGGCTCGGTCCCGGCGACGACCGCTTCCTCACCCCTGAGGCGCGGGAGGCGCTTGCAAGCGCCGAGGCGCTTTACGGCTACGGCCCTTATCTCGACCGCGTTCCCATGCGCGAGGGACAGGCCCGCAATCCATCCGGCAATCGCGTCGAAGGCAACCGCGCGCAGGCCGCGCTCGCTCACGCGGCGGAAGGCGCCCATGTAGCCATGGTCTCGGGCGGCGATCCCGGCGTGTTCGCCATGGCCGCGGCCGTCTGCGGGGAGATCGAGGACGGACCGGAGGCTTGGCGTGCACTCGACCTGCGCATCCTCCCGGGCGTGACCGCCATGCTCGCCGTCGCCGCCCGTGCCGGTGCGCCGCTAGGACACGATTTCTGCGCCATCTCGCTGTCGGACAATCTCAAGCCCTGGGACCTGATCGAACGGCGCCTCGATGCGGCCGCCACGGGCGGTTTCGTGATCGCGTTCTACAATCCGATCTCCACGGCCCGACCCTGGCAGCTCGGCCAGGCCTTCGAACGTCTCGGGCGTCATCTTGCGCCGGAGACGCCCGTGGTATTCGGGCGCGCCGTCGGGCGCGCCGACGAAGCCGTGACCGTGACCACGCTGGACAAGGCGGCCGAGACGCCCGCGGACATGGCGACGCTCATCATCGTCGGCTCGCCGGAGACCCGCGTGATCGCCCGCGACGGGCAGCCGCCGCTCGTCTACACGCCGCGCATGGCCGCCACGGTGAGCGCATGA